GGGCTTCGATTGAACTGTCTCCAACGCGTTCAGCACGTAAACATGCCGCAGCTCTTCAAATTTCCGAAAGAACTATGCGGCGAATTTTGCATACTGACCTCCATTTGCATCCATACAAAATTATGGTTGCTCAGAAATTATCTCCAGAAGACTATGGAAGACGTCTGGATTGCTGTACCTTGGGCAGGACGGTCCGCAGATTTTATACAACCGGGTCTGTGATGCCGCAAGCCAGCGAAATAGAAGAGTGTCTACAAACGATCACGTCTTGGAGGCCGTACAGGAGGATTCCACCGTCAGTGTGCGCGAACTGAGCCGCCGCTTAAAGTAAGCCATAGTACAAGATAATTGCAgcaatgattaattaaaaaaaggagcGTTATGTAAtagtaaatgttttttttattttattctagtaTCAGCCGAATCAAGCAAGCGTCGTAAGGCTTGCTTCTGGTCGGGAGTGTACTCTGTGAGGCCAGTGGTTTCTAGGGCCTCATCGGTGCTGGGAAAGGTCCATCTCTTTGCCCCGATCTGGACGGTAGTGTGGAGCCGACCTAGCAGGTCTACCCCGAGAAGTAGGGCGTGGCTCATGGTGGGCAAGACAGCGTAGCGATGACGGATGGGCTGTCTGTTGATGGACACCTGGACGGTGATCTCCCCTCTCATGGTGGTGTGACTGCTGTCGGCGACTCGGACGGTCAGTGGGGTCGGGCCCCAATGTGCGCCTAGTTGCATACAGTAGTGGGCTAGGTCCTGGCGGATATAGGAGCGAGTAGCTCCGGTGTCGACCAGCGCGGAACAGCGGTGGCTTCGAACTGCAAACTCCATGTAAATTTGTCCGTCAGCGTCTACTGGTTGGTTGGAGGCGCTGTTGGTGGGGCTAGCCGGGCGGCGCCTCGGCTGGAGTTTTCCTCTTGGAGATGGCAGGGGCAGTCACTGGTGCGTCGTCCATTGGTGCCGCAGTAGCTGCAGAATAGCTTCCCTGGTTGCCGGCAGAATAGTCGGGTGTGGTGACGTTGGCCACATCCAGGGCCTACAAGCTCTACTCTTGTGAACTTGAAGCACGATTTTAACTTGCGCCCGTCGGGGTGATGGCGCTACTGTCACTCCTTTCGCGGCATTGAGTTAATATTCTGTGTACGTTTATTCTATGGCGAACGCGCTCGGCAAAGTGCGGCAAAATTTCAACTCCATATAGTCATAACGTGATAACGAGTGCATGCAAGTGCATGGTGCAAGTAAGTGCTGTGTGCTGCTGTGTGCTGTCGGTTCTGCGATAGTGTTTTAGTTCACACCGATTATGGATAATAATAAGAGGtaaatagttattatttttatacaaatactaaataattactaaaagaaaaaatacggcttttatatattttgttacaataCGAAAGGGCAGGGTGGGTTTTTCCCGTGCTTTCTTTTGTCCTGCTTTGTCCTTTcctttcaattcatttcaattgcattttaaaagcACTTAAAAGGTGTCCGAATACTTTTTCGGCTCACAGtacatttgattatttattgaaatcatATCtagaaaaaatttcgaaattattaattattaattattaaaagtttcgaaattattaattattaaaaaggtaaatagttattatttttataaaaatactaaagaattactcaaaatatataaaagccgtatttttcctttgttaCAATACGAACGCGAGGGACAGGGTGGAGCAGGGCGGGGCTGGATGGGTTTTCCCCATGCTTTCCATTGTCCTGCTGTGTCCTTTcctttcaattcatttcaattgcattttaaaagcATTTGAGGTGTCCGAATACTTTTTCGGCTCactgtacattatttattgaaatgatacctagaaaaaaatttcgaaatttttagttattaatttttaattttttctttatgtaaatatgtatttatagttCCCACAAAAAATGTGCTGTACTGAGGTGCACAAACACCAGGCAGCCGATGTTCAGCTTCCTCTGTCTGTCGAAGGACAGCGATAGATGTTTAAAATGGCTTGAAGCTTGTGAAACGGAAGATCTATTCCAACTCCCTCCCAACCGGTTGAGAAATCGAGTGGTTTGTGGGGACCACTCCGAAATTCATTATCGCGTTGGATCAAAGCTTACAAGTCATGCAGTACCAAGCTGCAACTTACCAGGTAATAATTGACTATACACtttttaaactatatttaacaaattattaatgaaaatatttattaaattgtattagcACCTGCCACATCTATCGAGCAACAGAAGGAACTTGTaatggaaattgaagaagaagaagaacgtaAGTTTTTGATCTTAATACACTTAATACGCCACATATAAATGAGAAGGCCTCCAACATTAAGTGTACATATAAtgttgtataattttgttaatatagaTCAACCTGTGCTCACCGTTCGATACCAGGACAACGTAGGACCTAAGGACAACGTGAGACCCAAGGACAACGTGGGACCCAAGGACAACGTGGGACCTAAGGACTACGTGGGACCTGGGACCAGCAGAGACTCCGACGCACTTGCTTATAATGTGCTTCCTGGATCATCCAGAGGTGAGTGTATTAccttataataatattatcttctattgcattccttttttttagtTATGATAGGTATTTAGTATTATGcgtgtcatttaaaaaatgcttcTATTAATTCTTTGTTACAATTACAGGTTGCACTGTCCAAAGGAATCAAGTTCAAACAGCTATCAGGAAAGGCCTTaaaggtattaaatatttttaaaaatactagatgtaatagttaaatattatatctacCGGAAAGCTCTGTCCGTTTCCATCACAACAAGTCTCGACACGTAAGCACATGTTTATTTGGTGCATGTGTGcctctctatttttattatattatttcatacataCTGACATAGCAAAATAAGTACGTGGGGATACGAATTGCGAATATGAAGAATCCGGAGGCTTTTTAGTCAACTTAAAAAGATTGTTGTCAGTTGCTCCACGTGCATCGACGGATGAAACTATTTCCAttgcattaaattttaatgtttcgagTGCACCTGAATGATCTATTCAGGCTGCCattctatacagggtgtagcAGGACGGGTGGTACAACCCAACAGGGGGTGatactacatgtaaaaataagtcgaaaaaaaggaataacattttttcgtttgacgcttcgttttcgagaaaatcgagtttgaaaattctatgcaGTACGCGTGGCACTGGACTGTCTCCCCAAGCCATTGTTCGCTACAAGTTCATGACTCACTAATAAGGCGAACAATGATATGTACGCGTCAACAAGGGCAGCACTTTGAACAGTTTATTCAATAATGTTATGTAATTATCGTTAGTAATGacaataaaactaataaacattaacatttcttatttataatacatatctaAGCCTACAGGCGGTCCAGTGCCACGCGTACtgcatagaattttcaaactcgattttctcgaaaacgaagcgtcaaacgaaaaaatgttattcctttctttcgacttatttttacatgtagtatCACCCCCTGTTGGGTTGTACCACCCGTCCTGCTACACCCTGCATGTATCGCGAATTGTTcgtaagaaaatttgttgtagaatttgtttacatttatattataacacTAACGATGTCGGAGAATATACGTCGATGCATAGTGGATGCATATCTTTAATTTCTAAGGTCGTATCTGTTTGCTATGGTAATGTTTCGAACATGGCACATATTCCCGGACTTGTTACGATTCTTAAATACCAAATTTCGGAGCatataaaattagatttcATATTCTCAGAACATGGCAATAATTTGACAACATATATCATACATAATTGTATCATATAAGTgtcgaaaaatatatacgtagAGTAAATCGCGTTATAAGTGGATTCGAAGAGAGAATGGACTCGGATCCACTTCTAACGCGACCTATTAATGTGAGTGTGCAAAATTATGCACGCAGGACTGGATGTatgttttaatggaattatgtttcaatttttaatattttacatttgctttcttttaattatattttgtttccttaATAATGAATCCAGTCCTGTATGAAGCTTATACTTAATGTTTACACTTTATTATGTGAATATACAGGGTCTCCCAGAACtcctgtaagaaccggaaatggagggtagctgacacgattctgaacaacaatttcttttgcaaaaatggCTGTTGGGGcttcatttttcgttaataattcaaaaatgaagcctCCAACAACacttttgcaaaggaaattgttgttcagaatcgtgtcAGCTAcctccatttccggttcttacaggagttctgggacaccctgtatatgcatttttatattattgttgcgtttgtatttttatatattttatatgtacgAATATGTATGAGTGTGTGAATTGTAATGCAATCGTATGTATGaatgaatacatatatatatacgtaaacatttaaaacCAGCAAGAGTCACGGTTCTTCGACTAAGATCACGAGTGATCATGTTCTTAGGCGCAAAGCCACGATTCTCActgattttaaatgtttacattttattatgtgaatatatatgcatttttatattattgttccgtttgtatttttatacattttatatgaaCGTATATGTATGAATGTTGATactttattatgtaaataaatatgttttttgtatatatattttatacaattgaattttagattctttattggtttttcaatgttttccggtgataataaatttaattttgtataagttgtgttttttccctataattatttttttatttaaaatgatggTCACGGGAAAAGAAACTGAGAAGGGGTTCATAGGGGGGAAAAACCCCAACCTAGTAAATTCCAGGGAATTTAGAAAGGAAGCAGAGGGAGCTAATGATATCCCAGGAAACAGGATAcggaaacagaaaaataacatCCCCCCGCCTGAAGCGGAAAGGAACCCTCCAAGTAGGAGAGTGAACAAAGGATTCGAAAGTGGAAGAAGGGGAGGCATTGCGCAGCACGCCAGTTCAGAAAAAGCCATTGAAAGCGAAAGAAGAGTCATAGGAAAgcataaaagtgaaaatatagaTAGTgaaattcagaataaaataaaaagaaaatcttggAGAAGGACGGTAAGAATGCAGAAAAGGAGAGAGCGAGAATTTGCATTAATcagtttttaaaaactttaagAGAAAGTTCTGCGCGCGATTTGTTCCACATTCTCTCACGGAGGGGCAAAAAGACACAAGAGTGAGTCATGACAAAGACATGAAATCTGCCAAAAAAAAGGACCCTGTATTCATGTCATCTATCGTAACTGACGATGAAACGTGGTGCTTTCAATACGAACCACTCACCAAAAGGCAGAGCGCGACATGGAAGTCATCATATGAgcagaaagagaaaaaagtgCGGATGCAGAAGAGTCGAATCAAAACGATGCTTAccattttcttcgattccaAGGGCATTATCCATAAGGAATTCGTTCCACAAGGTCAGACTGTGAATTCTCAATATTATTTGGGTGTCCTGCAGAGATTGTGGAACAGAATTCAATGTGTTCGACCGGAGTACAAGGAAGTTCGCAGTTGGTTTTTGTTGCATGATAATGCGCCGTCGCACAAAGCCCTAATTGTACGCGAGTTTTTGGCCAAAAAAAGCATCATAGCGCTCGACCACCCACCGTACTCGCCGGATCTAGTGCCGTGCGACTTCTGGCTATTTCCTGAACTCAAATTAGCGTTGAAGGGGAACACTTACAGTACGATTTCTACCATCCAGAAGGTTTCGACCGACATCCTGAACGATATTCCGGCTCCCGAGTACCAGACATGCTTCGACAAGTTTCATGATCGGTTTAAACGCTGTATTGACTCGAAGcgtcttcttttttatttttgaccaGTCTCATCGGAAATGGAACAGACTGTGTACATGACAGTACTGTTTTTATTTCGAGCCTAGTACCCTTaacactgaaaaataaaattaattcggaAATTATATGGACAAATCCATGGCCGTCATCGGCTTGGTTTTGTCGACCCATCAAATTCCAGTTCGTTAAAGAAAGCAAAGAACTTATAACTGAGGAAATAAGTAGTATTactaatgaaataaataatttacaaacttttaATACTAACAATACTAAAATAGAATACGTTCTCTCACTTACTATGATAGACAATATACTATGCAATTCTATTACAAGTACCTTTTCTGCAATGCGATGCTACATCTGTCAGGCAAAGCCTACCGAAATGAACAATTTCGAACTGATAAATTCCAAAATCTGTGACACttcaaattattcattcgGCTTGTCTTCTTTGCACGCGTGGATACGGTGTTTTGAATGCTTATTGCACATTTCGTACAATTTACGATTTATGAAATGGATTGGAAATACGTCGGATATGAAGGaaatgagaaaagaaaagaaagagcgAGTACAAAAggaattcaaagaaaaaaatgggaTTGTATGTAGATTACGTTAAACAAGTGTGGGGTTCGTCAAATGGTAGCAATACTGCGCTCCGATTTTTTACTAACGCAGAAATTTCTGCTGAAATAACTGGAGTCGACGtcacattaataaaaaagtttcacacTATTCTACagataatttcttaattatgcAGTAATGGATGACAGGTAATTTCTTAAAGATGCATAGTAAAATgtggctcatgtttcagcgagaaggaatttttgttaactttgtatTTAACGAGAtgtgatggtcaagtttcgtttttcaaatggtagtatatattttttttgtataccatGCGATAACACTTTTCatgacgaattcattaagctttaatgtatttacccgatttttattagttttcaagctatacgCTTCAGGGGAGTCGCCAGTAAAATGActcacatttttaattaaatacgtaaATTCGGAAACCTCTGCAGCTTttacagaattattagaattattaaaattagatGCCATAGATTGCTCTGCAGAAGGTTTATTTTCAGCATTTGAGAAAGCATTACACAAAAGGCAAATTCCTATGCAGAATGTAATTGGACTCACATGTGACAATGCATCAGTGATAATCGGGCGCTTTTCATCATTTTGTTCGAAACTTAAAACGAGGTGTCCTTCATTGATAACAGTCAATTGTATTTGCCATTCCGCGGCGTTAGTATGTAGTAAAGCTTGTTCAGAAAACCCAAgtgatattgaaaaattgattcgcaATTTAATGGTTTATATTAATAGTAGCGCCAAACGGTCGGCAAATTTTGctctttttcaagaatttatttataattgttacgttccgacattttcatttttatttttcttgatttcgtcgataggaatgtgttcgagatggtttaccatcctGAATTCattctaatcgaacacaaacctagcctttgacggtagtttattaaatttatttttgaacaaagataCACATTCcctccttgaaatcaacgtcgtcacgccactTTCACCCTGCTGGCAGCGCCGCACCGcggaaaaatgtataaatatgtaaatatggtaatatgttaatatgtaaatataatagtatgtACGTGTTGCGTTTCGCGAAAGTTATGCGTTAATTGTTATATAtgcgatataaatattcaagcgTCGTGGTAAAGGATAAGCACACAACGTATCATTgctaaattcaaatattactcgttttgctaaatatttaatacgacGGCTACAGACATCGTTTGAAGGAGAGATGTATAAATACCACGTAATCGagttaaacatttcttttgacATTTCTTCATTACGAACGTTCTGGAAGCTAAGGTATACCTAGAAGCAGCCTTATGTTTCGCACTCGCGTAACGTTGTCGCGCGGACGAATTGAGCAGTTCGGTGGCGCGAGACTCGAAGGGATGGTACCATTCGTCAATACAAGATTCTCGCGCGTGTCAAGTCGCCGAGCAATGTTGATAGTTTTTATATCAACGAACCTTCCATTACGAGCTTCTGGATCCTTTGTCTTCAAACCTTCTAGAACGTTCGATAGAGTTTACGTGGTTGAGCAAAGCGTGAGCCGAGATCAGTCTTCATCGTACAgggt
This portion of the Hylaeus volcanicus isolate JK05 chromosome 4, UHH_iyHylVolc1.0_haploid, whole genome shotgun sequence genome encodes:
- the LOC128875325 gene encoding uncharacterized protein LOC128875325 — translated: MFSFLCLSKDSDRCLKWLEACETEDLFQLPPNRLRNRVVCGDHSEIHYRVGSKLTSHAVPSCNLPAPATSIEQQKELVMEIEEEEEHQPVLTVRYQDNVGPKDNVRPKDNVGPKDNVGPKDYVGPGTSRDSDALAYNVLPGSSRGECITL